In the genome of Aspergillus luchuensis IFO 4308 DNA, chromosome 2, nearly complete sequence, one region contains:
- a CDS encoding putative C2H2 finger domain protein (Kin17) (BUSCO:EOG092657UN;~COG:A;~EggNog:ENOG410PG1U;~InterPro:IPR036236,IPR038254,IPR019447,IPR037321;~PFAM:PF10357) — protein sequence MPRAEAGSTKAISNKIKAKGLGRLRWYCQACSRQCRDENGFRCHVQSESHVRQVLLIGEDPKKYIEDYSKQFLDNFLNLLKTGHGEKKVHINQFYQQVIADKEHIHMNATKWKSLSQFAAYLGREGICRVEETEKGLFVSYIDRSPEAMRRQEALLKKERQDRGDEEQEQRQIREQIKRAQQSAKEEEDIDPEARKLQRKEGEKVKLNIGFGSKTNGDSKSESPKPASSEEKDSGASATPETADASPAPAAAATPASAPPAPQAAPKVSLSFGGGGNKPKNVFAAAVKKNPLAGKKGPIMEQPKKMTEQERIMKQEMEAMERKRMRGSAGFPDAKRPKIS from the exons ATGCCGCGCGCAGAAGCTGGATCGACAAAGGCGATCAGCAACAAGATCAAGGCT AAAGGCTTAGGCAGGCTTAGATGGTATTGTCAGGCTTGTTCGCGCCAGTGTCGAGATGAGAACGGTTTTCGCTG CCATGTCCAGAGTGAAAGCCATGTGCGCCAGGTGCTGCTGATCGGCGAAGACCCCAAGAAATACATCGAAGACTACAGCAAGCAATTCCTCGACAACTTTCTCAATTTACTCAAGACCGGCCATGGCGAGAAGAAGGTTCACATCAACCAGTTCTACCAGCAAGTCATTGCCGATAAGGAG CACATCCACATGAACGCTACGAAGTGGAAGAGTCTTTCACAGTTCGCTGCATACCTGGGTCGTGAGGGAATTTGCCGTgtcgaggagacggagaagggtCTGTTCGTATCTTATATCGATCGGAGTCCGGAGGCCATGAGACGACAGGAGGCTTTGCTTAAGAAGGAACGCCAGGATCGAGGTgatgaggagcaggagcagcgaCAGATTCGGGAGCAGATTAAGCGCGCTCAGCAGTctgcgaaggaggaggaagatatcGACCCTGAAGCTCGCAAGCTGCAACGcaaggagggtgagaaggTCAAGCTGAATATTGGATTCGGTTCGAAGACAAACGGCGACTCGAAGAGCGAGTCACCGAAGCCCGCATCGTCTGAGGAGAAGGATAGCGGTGCGTCGGCCACTCCAGAAACTGCCGATGCTTCGCCTGCgcctgctgccgctgccactcCCGCCTCCGCCCCGCCTGCGCCGCAGGCTGCGCCGAAAGTATCTTTGTccttcggtggtggtggaaacaAGCCGAAGAATGTCTTTGCTGCGGCTGTAAAGAAGAACCCTCTtgcaggaaagaaagggccAATTATGGAACAACCCAAGAAGATGACGGAGCAGGAACGCATCAtgaagcaggagatggaggctaTGGAGCGGAAGCGTATGCGGGGTTCTGCTGGGTTCCCTGATGCGAAGCGCCCGAAGATCTCTTGA
- a CDS encoding pyrroline-5-carboxylate reductase (COG:E;~EggNog:ENOG410PV7V;~InterPro:IPR028939,IPR036291,IPR000304,IPR029036, IPR008927;~PFAM:PF03807,PF14748;~go_function: GO:0004735 - pyrroline-5-carboxylate reductase activity [Evidence IEA];~go_process: GO:0006561 - proline biosynthetic process [Evidence IEA];~go_process: GO:0055114 - oxidation-reduction process [Evidence IEA]), protein MAVQSHSPERREKTLAFIGCGNMGSAILSGLLDATRTQAGKINHFIISTKTAASAERLRTQYAEDASRVTIAHDSNLRAMREADIVLLACKPFLAKGILSAPGVGEALSGKLVISIMAGMTPTDILDCLSDGDRESVKIVRAMPNVAARLRQSMTIVELPERKPLEEELVEIVTWVFEVIGKVKLLSADLFDVGTMLVGAGIGVLTVPLEGLLDGCVVEGLRRAEALEMAAQTLSGMAALLKEGSHPAVLRENISSPRGCTIQGVMTVERAGARATFADAVINGTRHLKGNR, encoded by the exons ATGGCTGTACAATCGCATTCCCccgagaggagggagaaaaccCTCGCTTTTATCGGATGTG GCAACATGGGCTCCGCTATCCTAAGCGGTCTCCTTGACGCAACGCGCACCCAAGCGGGAAAAATCAACCACTTCATCATAAGCACCAAGACCGCCGCATCCGCGGAACGTCTCCGCACCCAATATGCAGAGGATGCGTCCCGCGTGACCATCGCACACGACTCCAACCTCCGCGCGATGCGCGAAGCAGACATCGTCTTACTCGCCTGCAAGCCCTTTCTAGCGAAAGGTATTCTTTCCGCCCCGGGTGTCGGGGAAGCGTTGTCCGGAAAGCTAGTGATTAGTATTATGGCGGGGATGACGCCCACTGACATACTTGACTGTCTGAGCGACGGTGACCGCGAAAGCGTCAAGATCGTTCGGGCAATGCCGAATGTCGCGGCAAGGTTGCGCCAGTCTATGACTATTGTTGAGCTTCCGGAGAGGAAgccgctggaggaggagttggtggaaaTAGTGACGTGGGTGTTTGAGGTAATTGGGAAGGTTAAACTTCTAAGTGCGGATCTGTTTGATGTTGGGACGATGTTAGTAGGCGCGGGTATAGGGGTTCTGACGGTGCCTTTGGAGGGATTGTTAGATGGGTgtgtggtggaggggttgaggagggcggaggCGCTGGAGATGGCGGCTCAGACGTTGTCCGGGATGGCGGCgttgttgaaggaggggtCGCACCCTGCGGTTTTGAGGGAGAATATTTCCTCCCCGAGGGGGTGTACCATTCAGGGAGTGATGACGGTGGAAAGAGCTGGGGCCAGAGCGACATTTGCAGATGCGGTGATCAACGGCACGAGACATCTGAAGGGGAATCGATAG
- a CDS encoding putative proline oxidase Put1 (COG:E;~EggNog:ENOG410PIS9;~InterPro:IPR002872,IPR015659,IPR029041;~PFAM:PF01619;~go_function: GO:0004657 - proline dehydrogenase activity [Evidence IEA];~go_process: GO:0006562 - proline catabolic process [Evidence IEA]) codes for MYHHAYNTSTPTPSPTSTSTTSPTHHTIPKPPTPSPLSALPTRTFLRSLLFTSVMASPLLNPCLSVLKYMVDSNSILFSPAKNPIVNYLLRRTIYDHFCAGVNEREVRNTVQEMKGLGFKGVILGYARESIAKVEDVDSIQSAEEKMEVLDRAVEEWRVGTLRTLRMCGRGDYLAVKFTGAGPAAVEALSRGDRVPPKRIQEAMMEICDAVAAQGLRVWIDAEQQIFQSAIDAWAVDLMRKYNRVERADAPVVLNTYQAYLKSSTARLDEHLRLAQKEGWAMGVKLVRGAYIAHDHRDRIHDTKADTDRNYDHIVESLITRQYPLGGEPGQPFPKVRLFVASHNGVSVRKACALYRQRALSGLPLIPVEVGQLQGMADEVSLGMVGGSTDGAAPGVFKCLAWGSTEECLHFLLRRAVENQSAMERTRDTARALRGEAWRRMGGGAVM; via the exons ATGTACCACCATGCCTACAAcacctcaacaccaacaccatcaccaacatcaacatcaaccacctCACCAACACACCACACCATACCTAaaccccccaccccatcccccctATCCGCCCTCCCAACCCGCACCTTCCtccgctccctcctcttcacctccgTGATGGCCTCCCCACTCCTCAATCCCTGTCTCTCCGTGCTAAAGTACATGGTCGACTCGaactccatcctcttcagccCGGCCAAGAACCCCATTGTGAATTATCTGCTGCGAAGGACCATCTACGATCACTTCTGCGCGGGGGTTAATGAGAGGGAAGTCCGGAACACGGTACAGGAGATGAAAGGGCTCGGGTTCAAGGGGGTGATTCTGGGGTATGCGAGGGAGTCGATTGCCAAGGTCGAGGATGTGGATTCTATTCAGTCTGCGGAGGAGAAAATGGAGGTGTTGGATCGGGCTGTCGAGGAGTGGAGGGTTGGGACGTTGAGGACGTTGAGGATgtgtgggaggggggattaTTTGGCTGTTAA GTTTACTGGTGCTGGTCCTGCCGCCGTGGAGGCACTCTCGCGCGGTGATCGTGTTCCGCCGAAGCGGATCCAAGAGGCTATGATGGAGATTTGTGATGCTGTTGCGGCGCAGGGATTGCGGGTGTGGATTGATGCTGAGCAGCAGATTTTCCAGTCGGCCATTGATGCGTGGGCGGTCGATTTGATGAGGAAGTATAACCgggtggagagggcggaTGCGCCGGTGGTTTTGAATACCTATCAGGCGTATTTGAAGTCGTCTACGGCTAGGCTTGATGAGCATTTACGGCTTGCGCAGAAAGAGGGCTGGGCTATGGGTGTTAAGCTGGTTAGGGGAGCGTATATTGCGCATGATCATCGGGACCGGATTCATGATACCAAGGCCGATACGGACAGGAACTATGATCATATTGTGGAGAGTCTGATTACGAGACAGTATCCGCTGGGAGGAGAGCCCGGACAGCCGTTCCCCAAGGTGCGTCTGTTTGTGGCGTCGCATAACGGGGTGAGTGTGCGGAAGGCGTGTGCGCTATATCGGCAGCGGGCGCTGAGTGGGTTGCCTTTGATTCCGGTGGAGGTTGGTCAGTTGCAGGGAATGGCGGATGAAGTGAGTCTGGGGATGGTAGGGGGATCGACGGATGGGGCTGCGCCGGGGGTGTTCAAGTGTTTGGCGTGGGGGTCGACGGAGGAATGTCTGCATTTCTTGTTGCGGAGGGCCGTTGAGAATCAGTCGGCGATGGAACGGACGAGAGATACGGCGCGGGCGCTGAGGGGAGAggcgtggaggaggatgggtgGGGGAGCTGTGATGTAA
- a CDS encoding uncharacterized protein (COG:S;~EggNog:ENOG410PZHV) has translation MKPPYLAVAIYHPRYGNFQHWALHLHSDTEDLIFEVDGEHPSFQKMVSNGLPSDNLGFIESIFVCQIDRPDTPTVKDVVDATPVDNETLEWDCQDYVLEILEGCEKEAVLEDEDADYAEAMEILRSRRGPIL, from the coding sequence ATGAAACCCCCCTACCTCGCCGTGGCCATCTACCACCCCCGCTACGGCAACTTTCAGCACTGGGcccttcatctccactcAGATACTGAAGACCTCATCTTCGAAGTCGATGGCGAGCATCCCAGCTTCCAAAAGATGGTGTCCAATGGGCTTCCGTCCGATAACCTGGGTTTCATCGAGTCAATCTTTGTATGTCAGATCGACAGGCCCGATACCCCGACCGTGAAGGACGTTGTCGACGCTACGCCCGTGGACAATGAGACCCTTGAGTGGGACTGTCAGGACTACGTGCTAGAAATACTCGAGGGATGTGAGAAGGAAGCGgtgctggaggatgaggatgccgatTATGCAGAGGCCATGGAGATCCTACGAAGCAGACGGGGGCCGATCCTTTAG
- the treA gene encoding alpha,alpha-trehalase treA (CAZy:GH65;~COG:G;~EggNog:ENOG410PGGE;~InterPro:IPR037018,IPR011013,IPR008928,IPR005195, IPR012341,IPR005196;~PFAM:PF03636;~SECRETED:SignalP(1-22);~go_function: GO:0003824 - catalytic activity [Evidence IEA];~go_function: GO:0030246 - carbohydrate binding [Evidence IEA];~go_process: GO:0005975 - carbohydrate metabolic process [Evidence IEA]) codes for MQVKFLATLLPLLLHLPAAVEGLQGKNARISASLKRHAGRDVPQTALNSTNVYPTKFSGVTWDEDHWLLTTTTPDQGHYQSRGSVANGYLGINVANIGPFFELDDPVNGDVINGWPLYSRRQSFATISGFWDRQAHTNGSNFPWLSQYGDDSVISGVPHWSGLVLDLGNDTYLDATVDNRTISNFESTYDFKSGVLSWSYTWTPQGNKGSYAITYRLFAHKLYVNRAVVDMEITPLTNGNATVVNVLDGYAAVRTDFVASGQEEGAIFSAVRPWGVNNVTAYVYATLDGSDGVDLSSRRIVTDKPYVSTNSSSVAQAVDVTFTANQTVRITKFVGAATTDYFLLTQETAKAACLAGLADGYVKSLQSHVGEWATIMHDNSVDRFTDPATGRLPEDSHIIDSAIIAVTNTYYLLQNTAGTNAIVAAGGIPVNVDSCAPGGLTSDSYGGQIFWDADLWMQPGLVASHPESAQRFTNYRIALHYQAQANIETAFTGSKNQTSFSSSAAIYPWTSGRFGNCTATGPCWDYQYHLNGDIGLAMINQWVASGDTAWFKNYLFPIYDAAATLYSELVERNGSSWTLTNMTDPDEYANSINAGGFTMPLIAETLQNANKLRKQFGLEPNETWDEIAEDVLILRENGVTLEYTTMNGTAVVKQADIVLNTFPLAYESDNYTATNSLTDLDYYANKQSADGPAMTYAIFAIVASDVSPSGCSAYTYHQYSYAPYARGPWYQLSEQMIDDASINGGTHPAFPFITGHGGANQVALYGYLGLRLHPDDTLYIDPNLPPQIPHITYRTFYWHGWPISAWSNYTHTTIQRDSSLAPLTSANLLFSNVSIKVQVGQSTASADEATIYYLPLSGELTVPNRMIGSINTTPGNQVQCHPVYSPDAYEPGQFPISAVDGATSTKWQPSTSNLTSLTVTLSTTTDAAAEAVSGFYFDWSQAPPQNLTVIFHDSPIGNPSTVFAAAGSNSTGYRVVTSMSNIVQSKPYNAISAEELNVVSVPTANTTTITLDAPVQKARYATLLIAGNQANETAGATVAEWVILGQNSTTSSAAQAKRQMSARSKATLAQLV; via the exons ATGCAAGTTAAG TTCCTGGCAACTTTGTTGCCGCTTTTGCTGCATCTTCCTGCGGCCGTGGAAGGTCTGCAAGGAAAAAATGCGCGTATTTCGGCATCTTTGAAGAGACACGCCGGTCGCGACGTGCCCCAAACCGCTCTTAACTCCACCAATGTCTATCCGACTAAGTTCTCGGGCGTGACCTGGGATGAGGATCATTGGctgctcaccaccaccacgcctGACCAGGGCCACTACCAGTCGCGTGGGTCTGTTGCCAACGGATACCTGGGAATTAATGTTGCCAACATTGGTCCCTTCTTCGAGCTTGACGATCCCGTCAATGGCGATGTGATCAATGGCTGGCCCTTGTACTCCCGGCGTCAGAGTTTCGCTACTATCTCCGGTTTCTGGGATAGACAAGCCCACACCAACGGCTCCAATTTCCCCTGGCTTTCGCAGTATGGAGATGACAGTGTGATCAGTGGTGTTCCTCACTGGAGTGGCCTGGTTCTTGACCTGGGTAATGACACGTATCTTGACGCTACTGTGGACAACCGCACGATTTCGAACTTTGAGTCTACCTATGACTTCAAGTCGGGCGTGCTGTCCTGGTCGTATACCTGGACCCCACAAGGCAACAAAGGCTCTTATGCAATCACTTATCGACTCTTCGCGCACAAATTGTACGTGAACCGAGCCGTGGTGGACATGGAAATCACTCCTTTGACAAACGGTAATGCCACGGTGGTCAACGTACTGGATGGCTATGCAGCTGTCCGCACAGACTTCGTCGCATCTGGTCAAGAGGAGGGTGCAATCTTCTCTGCTGTGCGGCCTTGGGGAGTCAACAACGTCACGGCTTACGTCTATGCGACCTTGGATGGCTCCGACGGTGTCGACTTGTCTTCGCGTAGGATCGTTACCGACAAGCCTTATGTGAGCACAAACAGCTCGTCGGTTGCACAGGCGGTCGATGTCACGTTTACTGCGAACCAGACTGTCCGCATCACCAAATTTGTGGGTGCCGCCACCACGGACTACTTCCTTCTCACACAGGAGACCGCCAAGGCTGCATGCCTGGCTGGCTTGGCCGATGGCTACGTCAAGTCGCTGCAGTCGCACGTTGGAGAATGGGCCACGATTATGCATGACAACTCTGTCGATCGCTTCACGGATCCAGCGACCGGCAGGCTACCTGAGGACAGCCACATTATCGACTCGGCCATCATTGCTGTCACGAACACCTACTATCTGTTGCAGAACACCGCTGGAACCAATGCAATTGTGGCTGCTGGTGGAATCCCCGTAAATGTTGACAGTTGTGCGCCCGGTGGACTTACCTCGGATTCGTACGGTGGCCAGATTTTCTGGGATGCGGATCTATGGATGCAGCCTGGTCTTGTGGCCTCTCACCCTGAGTCGGCTCAGCGGTTCACCAACTACCGTATCGCATTGCACTATCAAGCTCAGGCCAACATCGAAACTGCATTCACCGGCTCGAAGAACCAGACCTCTTTTAGCTCTTCCGCCGCGATCTATCCCTGGACCAGCGGGAGATTTGGTAACTGCACCGCAACCGGACCGTGCTGGGACTACCAGTATCATCTGAATGGCGACATCGGCTTGGCGATGATCAATCAATGGGTTGCAAGTGGCGACACGGCATGGTTCAAGAACTACCTGTTCCCGATCTATGATGCAGCAGCCACCCTCTACTCTGAACTGGTGGAGCGGAATGGCTCATCCTGGACATTGACGAACATGACTGATCCG GATGAGTATgccaacagcatcaatgCGGGCGGGTTTACTATGCCGTTGATTGCCGAAACACTGCAGAACGCCAACAAGCTCCGCAAGCAGTTCGGTCTGGAGCCGAACGAGACATGGGACGAAATCGCAGAGGACGTCCTCATTCTCCGCGAGAACGGTGTCACCCTGGAATACACGACGATGAACGGCACTGCTGTCGTTAAGCAGGCCGACATCGTTCTCAACACGTTTCCGTTGGCTTATGAGTCGGACAACTACACGGCGACGAACTCGCTTACCGACTTGGACTAC TATGCAAACAAGCAATCCGCAGATGGACCAGCGATGACATATGCCATCTTCGCGATCGTCGCCAGCGATGTCTCTCCGTCCGGCTGCTCTGCCTACACCTACCATCAGTACTCTTACGCCCCATATGCACGTGGTCCGTGGTACCAGCTGTCTGAGCAGATGATCGACGATGCTAGCATTAATGGCGGAACTCACCCCGCGTTCCCTTTCATTACCGGCCACGGTGGTGCTAACCAGGTAGCCCTCTACGGGTACCTTGGTCTGCGTCTCCACCCTGATGACACCCTCTACATCGACCCGAATCTTCCGCCCCAGATCCCTCATATCACTTACCGGACCTTCTACTGGCATGGCTGGCCGATCTCTGCGTGGTCCAACTACACGCACACCACAATCCAGCGGGATTCATCTCTTGCACCACTGACAAGCGCcaaccttctcttctctaaCGTTAGCATCAAGGTTCAAGTCGGCCAGTCCACCGCCTCGGCCGATGAGGCAACTATTTACtaccttcctctttctggAGAGCTGACTGTCCCTAACCGCATGATCGGGTCTATTAACACAACTCCTGGCAACCAAGTCCAGTGTCATCCAGTTTACTCTCCTGATGCCTACGAACCGGGCCAGTTCCCCATTTCTGCTGTGGACGGCGCTACCTCCACCAAGTGGCAGCCCTCGACGTCTAACTTGACTTCTTTGACGGTCACTTTGTCCACCACGACAGACGCAGCTGCGGAGGCAGTTTCTGGCTTCTACTTTGACTGGTCCCAGGCACCTCCCCAGAACCTGACCGTCATCTTCCACGATTCGCCCATCGGGAACCCCTCCACTGTTTTCGCTGCCGCTGGCTCGAACTCCACAGGATACCGGGTGGTTACATCGATGTCCAACATTGTGCAGTCGAAGCCGTACAACGCCATTTctgcggaggagctgaacgTGGTCTCTGTCCCCaccgccaacaccaccacgatCACACTGGATGCGCCCGTCCAGAAAGCCCGGTACGCCACGCTCTTGATCGCAGGCAACCAGGCCAATGAGACTGCTGGTGCTACGGTGGCCGAGTGGGTCATTCTGGGACAGAACAGCACTACTAGCTCAGCGGCGCAGGCCAAGCGGCAGATGAGTGCACGGAGCAAGGCCACTCTGGCTCAGCTTGTCTGA
- the cat1 gene encoding catalase catB (COG:P;~EggNog:ENOG410PM93;~InterPro:IPR018028,IPR029062,IPR020835,IPR011614, IPR024708,IPR002226,IPR043156,IPR041399,IPR024712, IPR037060,IPR010582;~PFAM:PF18011,PF00199,PF06628;~go_function: GO:0004096 - catalase activity [Evidence IEA];~go_function: GO:0020037 - heme binding [Evidence IEA];~go_process: GO:0006979 - response to oxidative stress [Evidence IEA];~go_process: GO:0055114 - oxidation-reduction process [Evidence IEA]) — translation MRPIGLVGLIGLANAACPYMSRDLSARDASDASESTEEFLSQYYLNDNNTYLTSDVGGPIEDQNSLSAGERGPTLLEDFIFRQKIQRFDHERVPERAVHARGAGAHGVFVSYGDFSNLTAASFLSEKGKETPMFVRFSTVAGSRGSTDLARDVHGFAARFYTDEGNFDLVGNNIPVFFIQDAIQFPDLIHAVKPRGDSEIPQAATAHDSAWDFFSQQPSALHTLFWAMAGHGIPRSFRHVDGFGVHTYRLVTDSGASKLVKFHWKSLQGKASMVWEEAQQVSGKNSDFMRQDLWTSIEYGRFPEWELGVQIMDEEDQLRFGFDLFDPTKIVPEEYVPITKLGKMTLNRNPLNYFAETEQVMFQPGHIVRGVDFTEDPLLQGRLFSYLDTQLNRHGGPNFEQLPINQPRVPIHNNNRDGAGQMYIPLNPNAYSPNTLNSASPKQANQTTGNGFFTSPGRTTSGHLLRSTSPTFQDVWSQPRLFYNSLVPTEQQFLIDAIRFETSNVKSTTVRQNVIIQLNRISNDLARRVARAIDIPAPSPDPTYYHDNKTTDVGTFGTPLKKLSNLKVGFLASVQTPSSITAAQDLATELKDDEVDVVVVAERLTDGVDQTYSASDAIQFDAVIVAPGAEGLFLEGSVTAPQRNSTASAVSTLYPAGRPLQVLVDAFRFGKTVGAVGSGEGALRNAGIDDEREGVVVGQTVGAEFVDSVREGLRTFRFLDRFALDEE, via the exons ATGCGTCCCATCGGTCTCGTCGGCCTCATTGGCCTCGCCAATGCCGCCTGCCCTTACATGAGTCGTGACCTCTCTGCTCGCGACGCCTCAGATGCCTCAGAATCCACTGAGGAATTCCTCTCTCAGTACTACCTCAATGACAATAACACTTACCTCACTTCCGACGTGGGCGGCCCCATTGAGGACCAAAACAGTTTGAGCGCCGGTGAACGCGGTCCCACTTTGCTGGAGGACTTTATCTTCCGCCAGAAGATCCAGCGCTTCGATCATGAACGA GTTCCCGAACGCGCCGTGCATGCCCGTGGTGCCGGTGCCCATGGTGTCTTCGTCTCCTACGGCGACTTCTCCAACCTCACGGCggcctcttttctctccgaAAAGGGCAAGGAAACTCCCATGTTTGTGCGCTTTTCCACTGTCGCTGGTAGCCGTGGCAGTACCGATCTTGCTCGCGATGTGCACGGTTTTGCAGCTCGCTTCTACACCGATGAGGGTAACTTCG ATCTCGTCGGAAACAACATCCCCGTGTTCTTCATTCAGGATGCCATTCAATTCCCCGATCTGATCCACGCTGTCAAGCCCAGAGGTGACAGCGAGATTCCCCAAGCTGCTACCGCCCACGACTCAGCCTGGGACTTCTTCAGCCAGCAGCCCAGCGCTCTGCATACTCTTTTCTGGGCGATGGCTGGACATGGTATTCCGCGCTCCTTCCGGCATGTGGATGGCTTCGGCGTGCACACATACCGGCTCGTGACGGACAGCGGCGCGTCCAAGCTGGTCAAGTTCCATTGGAAGTCGCTGCAGGGCAAGGCCAGCATGGTCTGGGAAGAAGCGCAGCAGGTCTCGGGCAAGAACTCGGACTTTATGCGTCAGGATCTCTGGACATCGATCGAGTATGGACGGTTCCCGGAGTGGGAG CTCGGCGTGCAAATcatggacgaggaagaccagCTGCGCTTCGGCTTCGACCTCTTTGATCCCACCAAGATCGTGCCGGAAGAGTACGTGCCCATCACGAAACTCGGAAAAATGACCCTCAACCGCAACCCGCTCAACTACTTTGCGGAGACCGAGCAGGTCATG TTCCAACCCGGCCACATCGTCCGCGGAGTCGACTTCACCGAGGACCCTCTGCTGCAGGGCCGTCTCTTCTCCTACCTCGACACCCAGTTGAACCGCCACGGCGGCCCCAACTTCGAACAGCTGCCCATCAACCAGCCCCGCGTCCCaatccacaacaacaaccgcgATGGCGCAG GTCAAATGTACATCCCGCTCAACCCGAACGCCTACAGCCCCAACACCCTCAACTCCGCCTCCCCGAAACAAGCCAACCAAACAACCGGCAAcggcttcttcacctccccgGGCCGCACCACCTCAGGCCACCTCCTACGCAGCACGTCCCCGACCTTCCAAGACGTGTGGTCCCAACCCCGCCTCTTCTACAACTCTCTCGTCCCCACGGAACAACAATTCCTAATCGACGCCATCCGCTTCGAAACCAGCAACGTCAAATCGACCACCGTCCGGCAGAACGTCATCATCCAACTCAACCGCATCTCCAACGACCTCGCCCGACGCGTCGCCCGCGCCATCGAcatccccgccccctccccagACCCGACATACTACCACGACAACAAAACCACCGACGTAGGCACCTTCGGCACTCCACTCAAGAAACTCTCCAACCTGAAGGTTGGCTTCCTCGCCTCCGTGCAAACACCCTCGTCAATCACCGCCGCACAGGACCTCGCGACAGAGCTGAAAGACGATGAAGTGGACGTGGTAGTCGTCGCGGAGAGACTGACCGACGGAGTTGATCAGACGTATTCGGCCTCCGACGCGATCCAGTTCGATGCGGTGATTGTCGCGCCTGGTGCGGAGGGGCTCTTTCTGGAGGGATCGGTTACTGCGCCGCAGCGCAATTCTACAGCTAGTGCGGTGAGTACCCTGTATCCGGCTGGAAGACCGTTGCAGGTCCTGGTGGATGCGTTTCGGTTCGGGAAGACGGTGGGGGCGGTTGGGAGTGGGGAGGGTGCGTTGCGGAATGCGGggattgatgatgagagagagggtgttgttgtgggGCAGACGGTTGGGGCCGAGTTTGTGGATAGTGTTagggaggggttgaggaCGTTTAGGTTCCTGGATCGGTTTGCTTTGGATGAGGAGTAA